In a genomic window of Chrysemys picta bellii isolate R12L10 chromosome 1, ASM1138683v2, whole genome shotgun sequence:
- the GGACT gene encoding gamma-glutamylaminecyclotransferase: MACVFVYGTLKKGQPNYQHMINGTHGRTKFQGRGRTVEKYPLVIAGKYNIPFLLNIPGTGHHVTGEIYSVDDQMLQFLDEFEVCPDMYQRTPARIVVVEWEGKSSAPEERPAVNSIMECFVYSTTTYQPEWINLPYYDNYDSLGNHGLHYVLRESRD; encoded by the coding sequence ATggcttgtgtttttgtgtatggAACCCTTAAAAAAGGCCAGCCCAACTACCAGCACATGATAAATGGTACCCATGGGAGAACAAAATTCCAAGGCAGGGGACGCACCGTGGAGAAATACCCTTTGGTGATTGCAGGAAAATATAACATTCCTTTTTTGCTGAACATCCCAGGAACTGGACACCATGTTACTGGAGAGATTTATTCTGTTGATGACCAGATGCTGCAATTCCTTGATGAATTTGAAGTTTGCCCAGACATGTATCAACGTACTCCAGCGAGAATTGTAGTAGTAGAGTGGGAAGGTAAAAGCAGTGCACCTGAAGAGAGGCCAGCTGTTAACAGCATTATGGAATGCTTTGTGTACAGCACAACTACCTACCAGCCAGAGTGGATAAATCTCCCTTACTATGACAATTATGATTCCTTAGGGAATCATGGTCTTCATTATGTGCTACGTGAAAGTAGAGATTAA